The Sabethes cyaneus chromosome 3, idSabCyanKW18_F2, whole genome shotgun sequence DNA window ccCCTTAATGTAAAACAGTCGaaagttcgtcattgcttactatagtgaaaataaaaaaaataacttttttgtgttacgatatttagacatagtttcttcggcaaagttgtaaataatgtaaaaacaagcaactttgctgaagaaataaaatttctatctttctatctcagcttttcttagttgcattttacaagaacacattgTTCTAGGAAATTATCGAAGCAGTCAAAAttcacgtttttgcagaagaccgcaaagctctgggacttttactttctaagttatcatatattcaaactttaaatttccataacttcacgaacccatggggtaaaatggggcaagtggatttttttatgaaatcagtgcttcatcttaaagcttaagtcaagAAGTACTATGAACTTGTATGGGTTTCGCTTGTCCTTAACCATCCAAataagagtacggcaagcatacgttttatgtgtttcgcgttcgctatcgGCCCGATTCTTTTATGTTATGATTCTTTTATGTTAGGACATTtggtttcttcggtaaagttatagaaaatataaaggcaaacaactttgcaccagaaatgacatttctatctctaacaaaagcagagctatagagcattttccttggaaattccttaaaaattagtttttcatatttagcttttgttggctgcattttacaagaatatatggttctaggaaattattgaaagactcaaaatacacgtttttgcaaaagattgccaatctctaggacctttccttacaaagctaACGCTTTTGGTCCGTgacgttaaggaaaaataaagcttgaatatgagataacttagcaagtaaaagtccaagagatttgccgttttctgcaaaaacgtgtattttgagtgcttcgataattgcctagaacattgtattcttgtaaaatgcaactaagaaacgCGTGAGTCGTGATCCGGATGTCTATGCCATGGTTGTGATGATATTTGGAGCAACCTGTTCTCCAAGTTGCACACACTTTGTAAAGAACCTCAATGCTCAACCCTTCGAAGAGCAGTTTCCAAGGACGATAGAGAAACCATCGTTCATGAACCATCGTTCAATGATACGGTAACCAGCGTAGAGTCAGAAGCTGAACAAGGAAAGTTAGAGAAGCGGGCAGAATACATTCACGGGCAGGCAGTCGCTCCAGTGCGGATCGTCTCAATTCCTCGTCTTAGTATACGCCTCGCACGTTGCTTAACGGAATCCTTTAAGCTGAAGTCAGCTCAGAAGTTCCTCTGGTCAGATTCGCAGGACTTGATACGCTAGCTGAGTGCTGATCACCGTAAATACAGCCAATTTTTCGGCTGCCGGATAACTGAAATACTGGAGAATACGGAAGCTGCAGAATGGAATTAGATTCCAACTAAAAATAGCGTAGACGATGATGCcacaaaatgaaaatgattACCCAATCTGTCGTCTGAAGGTTGCTGGTTTCGAGGTTCCCAATTTCTATGGGAATCTAAAGACAAATGGCCCATTAAACAATCTGACCTCGGTTCTACCTCGATCTGAAAGCATTTACTAGATTCTTTTTGTATGTCGGCATCGATTATTTCAGGCCCATACAGGTAATGGTAGGCCACAGAATAATGAGACGATGAGTAACGATGGGGCGAACTGATAACGTGTATGACCGTCAGAGCAGTACACATCGAAATCGTCCACTCACTGTCGGCTGAATCCTGTAGACTCGCTATTCGCCACTAGAAATAATCAGCGACCGTGGCACACATTTTTAGGTGCTCGTGAATCACGAGTGTCACTGGAAAATATGCACCAAAACAGGGCAATCGAgagcttcgtaagcaaccataTCAGATGGTCTATCAACTGTCTCGCGGCACCACACCTTGGAGGATACTGGGAAAGACTCATCCAGTCAATAAAAAAGACCCTGAACATGTTAAACCCTACTGAACACCGACCGACGAAATGGGTTGCTGAGTATCTCCCAACCCTTACCGGTACTGTTGGTTGGGAGATACTCGGCAACCCATTTAGTTCCCAAGTAGTTCCAACCGGGAAAACCATTAGCGAAAGGAGACATTGTCATCGTGATCGACCAAAATCCGCCCAGAAATTCGTAGCCAAAAAGACGAATCATTGAAGTTACCGCATTAAAGTAACAGCTACCGGAATACTCGAGAGACCAGCGGTTAAACTAGCCGTCTTAAATGTTACTGCTCACGGCACATGTTAACATATTGGTActtgcaaggaaaattgaaccatccaaatccactttcccagtattcagtctaacatttttcgcaacaAACGCTCCGCTGctttaatcgaaaaaaaatctagGATAGTCAATCAGCTTTTATAaattatattgcaaattgcaaggaaaattgtccaattgataagtgcgatatcgctcataaaagtgctattttacattcaatcgtttcggtatcttcggggCACGTTCGCTATATAATTTATAAAAGCTGATTGACTAttccaaagattttttttattaaagcagaggagcgtttggtgcgaaaaatgttagactgaatactgggaaagtttcgaactgcggctaaaaatactgggttagtttgtggcagtgggactccaacccacaatttctcgattagtactcgaggtCGAAACTTTCCTAGTATTCAGTCTagcatttttcgcaccaaacgctcctctgcttaaatcaaaatagagtttacgtttgaccgcgaaagAGTCAGTAACAGTAAAACGGTATCCTAAAGATTCCAAATTAGCAAATATTTAACCCTCGTCTGCACCCATATATTGCTACAATCAACggtcgaaaattcgaaaaagtcTTTGGTTGCTTTCGCAACAACGTTCTCCGTTAGCATTATTACGTGGTAGCTGCAGTCAAAAGATGCCAGACAGATATCGTCAAGTTTGGTCCTTAAACCTCTTACATTCTGATAATAAATCCAGATCGGTGTCATCGGTGGCGGAAAAGCCACACTGAGAGAGTTCCTAGCGTCTAAATTAACGCACACGGTATCACTATTTATTGTTGCATCACTCCCAGTGGACTATCATGCGTTGGCGCCAAGCTAACTGCTTGGAATGCAATACCTCCTGGTCAAATCGAGGGATTaagtgcggagtctatcatcgacgtgactggtcctggtctgataggagactggcgggtagataatggctacactcacagtgaccaccaggcggtccgctatggtgtcggtcagataacgaggcggcaggcggcgagtagggccaacactccaaccacccgtggatggaagacatcatacttcgatcccgaagtatttgtggaagcgatccggagagagtgcggtgatcgcggtatgcccgatccgaacgctgatcatttggttgaggtactgtcgcgagcatgtgacgctaccatgcctaggaaaggtcgtcctaggtatggcaggtcaccggcttactggtggacagatgaaattgcggaactccgcggagcgtgctttcgtgcgaggagaattatgcaaagagctcgttcggatgaaagcagggctgaacgtcgagtagcacttgttgctgcacgcgcagcgcttaagagcgggataaaagctagtaaacgagactgctttgaaaggttatgtgctagtgccaatgcgaacccgtggggtgatgcctacagagtcgtaatggcaaagaccaagggtgtgatggcgcccgctgagcaatcgccagagatgctggagcggatcatcgagggcctctttccgcgccacgagccaaggccctggccccaggccgctgagtcgtcccacggccgacgttccagtatctcagaccatagcgtaggatggtcggcctcccagccgaacatccaaagtaacgtgggcgacggcggtttggaggtcggggaggaagtgacggttacgaacgaggaactcattgatatcgctaaatccctaaaggtgagcaaggcaccggggccagacggtatcccgaatatggccattaaagcggctattttagaggctcccgaattattcggggcagtaatgaatagatgcctggaagctggccacttcccggacagatggaagcgacagaacctggtcctattgccgaagccgggaaaacctccgggtgtcccctcgtcatataggccaatctgtctactcgatactgccgacaaggtgctggagagggttatccttaacagactcgtacagtacacggagggtacaaacggtctgtcaaggaaccaattcggcttccgaaaaggcaaatctatggtggatgccatcttgtctgtcactaagacagccgaggtggcaatccagcccaagaggacaggtattcgttattgcgcagttgtcacgctcgacgtgagaaatgcgtttaatagcgctagctgggactccatagccagctcgcttcggaacgtccaagtgccggtgtcgctgtacagaattctggaaaattatttccagaatcgtgtgcaatgctacaacacggaggagggtcagaaatgcgttccaatcacctcaggggttccgcaaggttccatactgggcccggtgttgtggaacgtcatgtatgacgaggtgttgaagctaaagtttccggtaggggtggcgattgtcggctttgcggacgatatcaccttggaagtctacggtgaatctatcagagaggttgagttgacggctgcccactctataagcattgttgaagattggatgcgatccaggaaactggacctagcgcatcataaaacggaggttatcgtggttaacaaccgcaagtcggtgcagcaagcaaatatcagtgtcggggactgcactatttcgtcaacgcggttcttaaaactccttggagtcatggtcgacgacaagctcaagttcgggagcaaCGTCGACTatacctgcaagaaggcttccacagctatttcggcattgtctcgtatgatgtctaatagctctgcggtatatggcagcaagcgaaggcttttagctaacgtggtccagtccatactcaggtatggcgggccggtgtggtcatcggcgttaggtaccaaaagctatctagccaagctggaaagcacctatcgtctcatgtgcttaagagtggcgagtgcgtaccgcacagtttcacatgacgcaatctgcgtcttagcgggtatgatgcctattggtatcatcatgagcgaggacgtagagtgcttcaaccaacgtggaactagaggcatacggagtaccacaagatcggcctcgatgatcacatggcagcgggcatggtctgattccacaaaaggccggtggacacatagacttatcccggaactatccggatgggtcaacaggcgtcatggcgaagtcaacttccacctgacacagattctgtcagggcatggttgttttagacagtatctgcacaaatttgggcatgcggagtcccccgagtgtcccgaatgcgcggacgttgaggaaactgcagaacatgctttcttcatatgccctcgtttcgagggcgtgagaagcaacatgatggcagttagcggacaggacactactccggataacttagtccaaaggatgtgttctagctcggacgtctggggtgcggtcaatgcggctgctacccagatcgtacttgagctacaaaaccgctggaaagccgatcaacggcgaataaacagcctaactaccatagtccagtagttatctaagagcgtgcgttaagcacaatagcccctccctgaagtaataccgataaggtggttccaggggggattgaggctggagactcgagtagggttttagtgggtctggatcttcacgatcttcacgggataccaaaccccactccctgagctgtcttctcaggtgtctgatagcagatttccctactcgttaaaaaaaaaaaaaaaagaaaaaaaaagggaTTAAGTGCATTCGACTGTAGAGCGGCCCCGAGACCGATCAAGCTACGTGGTTTCTTCGATCGCTGGTAACCAAGGTGAAGCTAACAGCGATTCTAGTTAACAGCCAACGCATTTGGCAGCTTTCAAAGATTCCGAAGCCGCTAGTACACCTTTCTCGTCAAGACAAGTACAGTACAAATATTATTCTTGTCCCCGCTTATGCTCTGCTGATGAGTACTGCGCTTTTAGGCTAACGACCACTGGACCATTGGAAGATGATTCGCCTACGGGTTCTATTTCTCCATCAACGGCCAAAAAGTAGTATGGAAACCCTCAACCCGTCTGCCACAGTCGAGCATCGCTGTCCCGTCGATTACATCATCGCTGTCGCTGCCATCAGAGACGTTCCGTTCCTGTGATCGGTACCGGCGATGAGGGGTCTCGGGCAAATACCGACTTTAAAGTCCATTCTCGCTTCCTGATGTTTTCGCTATCCGACATCCTCGTCATCGAGTGTCCGTTCCCAGCGCTCTCTCAAACTGCCATCCATCGTGCCATTCAGCTTCAGAGCTGAATCGCGGAGTTGTCTTAACTAGCAACGTAGATAATAACATCCACCTGGACGATGTATTGCCGCCAATTAGGACCCCACCGTTTATACGTTTCCCGTTTTTAACTCATCGTCAAACCGGTTACCGAACAGTACGCATGAAGTCTAGCACAACATCCACACCAGAATATCGGTGGAATAAACGCAAGCGTCCACGACTATCTGCTAGTGCGTGTCGACAGGCTATAATTGTTTTAGCTGAGACCTGGCTCGACGAGCGAACCTCCTCCACACAAATCTTCGGATCGAACACCGATGTCTTCCGCTGTGACCGGAGGGCGCACAACAGTCGCAAATCAATGAACGGCGGCGCCAACTCGTCTTGGAACTCAATGATTAGTTACCTGTTGAGCTAGGTTGGCTCATAGTTTGGCACTCAAGGCTCATACGGCATCGGTCTCCGTAAGTTCCTCGCCAGCCTCCGCCTCTGACGATTTGCTCAATTTTCCCGAGATTAATCTATTTCTCGACTCGAGTTCTTCAACTCTTCCGCCGATCACCACCGAAATATTCGACCGTTATAGTACTAGTACAGTAACTGTGCAGCAAATTTACAAAATCTCCGATGAAAAGGCTGCAGAATGTATGTTGGCGGCTGCTCCACTCGTTAGGGATGTTCTCCATCATATCCACCCTATTAGTTCCGATTCATTAATATGCACCATGCAAAATGACCGATATACAACTGTCCATCTATTACAATCTCAACCGTGCGATTTTAACGCGATTCAAAGTTTATTAGACACAAACAATCCACTGGAATGAAACCCCGGACCCCTCCACCTGCCGAGAAGGACGAAACGCATACAGCCGCACCTGCCTTGGATATACGCTATGCTACGTCGCCTTAAATCCGAAAAACAGGCTACTTTCAGGAGGTACTCAAGGTATAAAACTCAATCACAGCGAAACCTCTATCTGACTCTCAACAAGCGTTCCAAAAAGTTTGCCCAATACTGCTTCCGTAAATACTTAAACAACGTTGAGCGTAAACTGAAGCGTAATCCTAATTCGTTCTGGAAACGGAAAGACGATGGTCTTCCATCAGCCACGTTTCTTGGAAACGACACTGCGATCAAATTGGGTATGGTTTGTCAACTGTTCTCGTGAAAATTGTCCAGCTTCTTTGTCGACGGAAGGCTATCCGAAACAGAAGTATTCACTGTGCTAGTGCTAGCGTTCCAACGTTCCAAATTTAGGCGATTTTCTCACTAGCCTGACTATTGACGATTCTATGACCGTAGTATTCGTGCCAATTTCCTCATTCGTCCAACAATACATCCCCGACGGgcaacacggatttatgcccAAGCGCTCAACGTCTACCAAACAACTAACACTCCCTACCTACGTAACGGATTGCTTTAACGACCGTTCTCAGACAAACGTGGATCTCTCCACCGGTTAAGACAAgctgaatcatcaaatcgcTATCGTTAAACTGGACAAACTCGGCCTTGGAGGGCCACTGCTCcagtggtttaaatcgtatctgtcAAACCATCTCTCATTAATGTATCTATTGATGGATTCATCTCACCGGCTTTCATCGCTTTTCcggagtcccacaaggtagccatctcggaccgtttcattttgcttatttatttCCTCGAATTCTAGCTATTAGCTCTTAAGCAGTCAGCAAGAAAGAGAGatctgttgacttttaattaaaaaacaaaaccacTGATAAAACTACTTTAGTAAAATTCAGTATACAAACTAGAAATAAATGGTTAAAATTTATAAAGTTCTTGATTCAGAAAAATtttaaaacgataaaaaataaacgctcaaatataaatatatagatTGGCAAGCAAAACAGAACTCACTGCATTCCTTACCTTATACTCCGGCACACTGTACAGGATAACCTTCCGGTTGGCATCGCACGCAACCAGCAGCTTATTGTCGGGCGAATACTTGCAGTCGGTCACCGGACCTAGATGATCCAAGTCCAGCTTCGGAACCAACTGCGTTCCACCGGTTAGACTGTAAATATGCACTTTGCTGTCATCGCCTCCGACAGCAACATCCAACGTTTCCGGATTGATACTAACGCTGCTGGATTCGAAAGTAATAGGAATAGTGGAAACCTTCCGGTTGTCCTGCAGTACGGTAACATCCTTCACGCAACCGACCACTATAATGTTGCCTTCCTTCAGGATGTCCATGCCACGTGGCTGACAGCTCAATTTCGCTTCCACTGAACTATATCGGTTGCCTTCGATCGTAATTTGCTTAATCGAATCATCGATTCCGGCTGTATAGACGTAGTCGCCTGCGGCGCAGATGGCATTGATCTGATTGCCGTGACCAGCACCGGCAACGCGATCATTCGAACCCGAACCTGAGTTCCAGTTGGTAACCGCACCATCGTGGCTGCCGGTGTAAATCGTGCTACGATCTTCACTCAAGCTCAGTACagtgatgggtttgttgtggcCTTTGACCACACGTAACGGTTTGGTGGGATTGTTAACGTCGAGGTAGTTAATAAAGCCGGACAACGAAACCGACAGGACATGATTTCCCTGCCACAGGCAGGATACCTGCTGGTCATCGATCGTTGTTCCCATAGGGAATTCGGTGACAAGAGTACGTGTTTCCACGTCCCATAGTTTACACGTTTTATCGCCAGAGCACGTGAGCAGTTGAGTTCCATCCGGTTTCCAGGCAACTCCGTAGACACCACCTCCGTGCGCGGGTGATCCAATTTCACCTTTCAACTCTGACGTTGTTCCGTCGTACAGGAAAACTTTGCCATCGAAACCAGCCGAGGCAAACAGATGACCGCTCGGGGAATAGCGAACCGCCTGTACGAATCTGGTATGGTCTTGTTTGGTCATCTTGAACTTGAATGGTGGTCCTTCAAACACACCAATCGTGTTATCTTCACTACCCGTCACAATCCGGAACGGTCTTGCCGGCCGGAAATCACACGAATTGATCGGTTTCGACTGACCGGAGATCTCGCCCACAGAAGTTCCCGTCTCAGCCATAAAAACATGTCCAAAGCGTTCCCGACCTTCACCGACAATCACAATCCGCTGACTGTCCGGCGACCAGCTGATGTCCTTGATCGGACCACCGATCGGTTGAAACTCGTTCTTCAGCAGGTGCTCCTTGTTGACCGTGTCCCAGATGCGGATCTTTCCCGACTGATCGCCGGAGGCTATGTAAAACCCACTGGGCGAGTACTTGGCCACATTGACCGCACACGAGTGTTCCGTATAGATGTCGGCGATTTCCGGATTGTCGATGTTCCGAATGATAACCGAGTGCCCGTTGGTGTAAAGAAAGTTCTTCCCCTTCGGGTCGCCTCCCAGTACAATCGGCTGACCGCGCTGCGTTCGTGGGAGCGTCGCGTAGATGAATTCTGATTCAAGAGATGGAGAAATGTAAAACGAATATTAATTTTCATGCGTgcaacttatttttttattttataaggAATTTTTATCAACTTGGACTGTCCCCGATTTGGGGTGTGATTCCAACAATAGAAAAAGCCCCCATCTATCATTTGCAATAATTTAAAAAGTGAAATCAAACTTTCCGCATGCTGTTGTCATTCCCGCTTCCGTCGAGTTGAGCTGAGCTGAGCTCGTCTAGTTTTATCAGATAAGCCTCGTTAAGCATCGGCCAGCCTGCAATTGAAGCGCAGCTCTGCGATTCCCCCTTACGTCCCTCTCGTTTTTCCCCAACCCAGGTCCAAACAGAAATGCTGTAACACCATGTTCCAAATTTATCGCTGGCCACCGCgacttgttgttttttcttttccttttcgcTCTATATTAAATGCAGTAGATAGCTATAGGTATATGTCGCTTCGGCCGAACGAAAATTTGCCCAACAATGTTCGATTAGCCGGCTCGGGAGAAATGCTGCGGCAGATCCAAGAAAGGCCGGTGGTTCGAGTGGAGTTTTATTTATAAATCTCACTCATGGACGGTAGGCATTGCTCGCTCGATGCTTCCGCCTACTATGCAGCTGATGTTGTTGTTACTATTCCGAAACTATTGCCATCACGGTAGGGAGCAACCACACACAGTGCGTTGTTTTGCAGCGTTTGCTCCGATTTCGTTACGATAGTTGGTcggaaaaaggtaaaacaaagCGGAAAGAATAGAACAAGTGCATGCAGTCTGCCTGCTTTTGAGAGGGGTATGAGAGGAATTTTCAATCAACGCATTCTGCGATGGCGGAATAGGTATCTATCATCAGCCATTTGGGCGACTTTTCTTTCTTTCGGTCGCTTTCGCCGTGCCTCCGTGCCGTGCGTAACTTTCTACTGCGGGAATTTCTATGCTTCGATCCAAATTCAGTTGCAACAGAGCCTATCAGACAAAGTAAAGTGTGACTCATTGCACAGT harbors:
- the LOC128741830 gene encoding actin-interacting protein 1; this translates as MSYSNKFIYATLPRTQRGQPIVLGGDPKGKNFLYTNGHSVIIRNIDNPEIADIYTEHSCAVNVAKYSPSGFYIASGDQSGKIRIWDTVNKEHLLKNEFQPIGGPIKDISWSPDSQRIVIVGEGRERFGHVFMAETGTSVGEISGQSKPINSCDFRPARPFRIVTGSEDNTIGVFEGPPFKFKMTKQDHTRFVQAVRYSPSGHLFASAGFDGKVFLYDGTTSELKGEIGSPAHGGGVYGVAWKPDGTQLLTCSGDKTCKLWDVETRTLVTEFPMGTTIDDQQVSCLWQGNHVLSVSLSGFINYLDVNNPTKPLRVVKGHNKPITVLSLSEDRSTIYTGSHDGAVTNWNSGSGSNDRVAGAGHGNQINAICAAGDYVYTAGIDDSIKQITIEGNRYSSVEAKLSCQPRGMDILKEGNIIVVGCVKDVTVLQDNRKVSTIPITFESSSVSINPETLDVAVGGDDSKVHIYSLTGGTQLVPKLDLDHLGPVTDCKYSPDNKLLVACDANRKVILYSVPEYKPAHNKEWGFHNARVNCVSFSPNSQLVASGSLDTTIIIWYVNSPAKHTIIKNAHPQSQITGLVWLDNETLISTGQDCNTKVWHIEPTA